In Arthrobacter alpinus, a single window of DNA contains:
- a CDS encoding DUF5703 family protein, which yields MRETLKPAASGRGAPIRQFEYLVITVSPGESVPGAYQRLREHAEYGKWELERSTLYMGGERKYLMRRKVLRVERTLDIY from the coding sequence ATGCGAGAAACGTTGAAACCGGCAGCGTCCGGCCGTGGGGCACCCATCCGGCAATTCGAGTATCTGGTCATCACTGTCAGTCCCGGTGAGTCCGTGCCAGGAGCCTACCAACGCCTTCGAGAACACGCAGAATACGGAAAATGGGAACTCGAACGCAGCACCTTGTACATGGGCGGCGAACGTAAATACCTCATGCGGCGCAAAGTCCTGCGTGTGGAGCGGACCCTGGACATCTACTAG
- a CDS encoding acyl-CoA dehydrogenase family protein — MSVELSELLPDELLERFRARAKGYDERNEFFFEDLEELKSQGYLRMFASTDDGGLGFGLAQVAAAQRRLATAAPATALAINMHLVWTGVAHLLGQRGDDSLRFVLTEAVAGEVFAFGNSEAGNDSVLFDSNTVAEPLGGGSYSFTGTKIFTSLSPAWTRLGVFGKDSSGQDPLLVHAFITRETPGYSIKDDWNTLGMRASQSNTTVLDGAIAPADRVFRKLPVGPNADPLIFAIFACFESLLAAVYTGLGERALQIGVATVHKRTSKKTGKSYAQDPDIRWRIADAAMAMDGLYPQLESVVRDIDELVDHGGQWFPKLVGLKVRATETARTVVDLMIRVSGGGSYFAGNELGRLYRDVLAGMFHPSDDESAHSTIASAWLGPLEP, encoded by the coding sequence ATGAGTGTTGAATTGAGCGAGCTCCTCCCGGATGAGTTGCTTGAGCGTTTCCGGGCCCGTGCCAAGGGCTATGACGAGCGCAATGAGTTCTTCTTTGAGGATCTCGAGGAGCTTAAGTCCCAGGGGTACCTGCGCATGTTTGCTTCCACGGACGACGGCGGACTCGGCTTTGGCCTGGCCCAGGTGGCCGCCGCGCAGCGAAGGCTGGCGACGGCGGCCCCGGCCACAGCCTTGGCGATCAACATGCATTTGGTGTGGACCGGTGTCGCGCATCTCTTGGGGCAGCGCGGGGATGACTCGCTGCGGTTTGTCTTGACGGAGGCCGTGGCGGGTGAGGTTTTTGCCTTCGGCAACTCGGAAGCGGGAAACGACTCCGTGCTGTTTGATTCCAACACCGTGGCCGAACCCTTGGGCGGTGGCAGCTATTCCTTTACGGGAACCAAGATTTTCACTTCGTTGTCCCCGGCCTGGACCCGGCTGGGCGTCTTTGGCAAGGACTCGTCGGGGCAGGACCCGCTGCTGGTCCATGCCTTCATCACGCGCGAAACACCCGGATACTCCATCAAGGACGACTGGAACACCCTGGGGATGCGGGCAAGCCAATCGAACACCACTGTTTTAGACGGCGCCATTGCGCCGGCTGATCGAGTGTTTCGAAAGTTGCCCGTGGGACCTAATGCCGATCCCTTGATTTTTGCGATCTTTGCCTGCTTCGAGTCGCTTCTGGCCGCCGTGTACACGGGTCTGGGAGAAAGGGCGCTGCAGATTGGTGTGGCCACCGTTCACAAACGCACGTCCAAGAAGACTGGCAAGAGCTACGCGCAGGATCCGGACATCAGATGGCGGATTGCCGACGCTGCGATGGCCATGGACGGGCTTTACCCGCAGCTGGAATCGGTGGTGCGGGATATTGATGAGTTGGTGGATCACGGTGGGCAATGGTTCCCCAAGTTGGTGGGACTGAAGGTCCGTGCCACCGAGACGGCCCGCACCGTGGTGGACCTCATGATTCGCGTCAGCGGCGGCGGGAGTTACTTTGCCGGCAATGAGCTGGGCCGGTTGTACCGTGACGTCCTGGCAGGAATGTTCCACCCGTCCGATGACGAATCGGCCCACTCAACTATCGCTTCGGCGTGGCTGGGGCCGCTGGAACCGTAG
- a CDS encoding M20/M25/M40 family metallo-hydrolase: MNNVRPQDEVAGICADLIRFDTSNYADNEGPGERAIAEHTAALISEVGFSPELYESAPGRANVVTRVEGTDSSLPALVVHGHLDVVPAQASDWSVDPFGGEERDGLIWGRGAVDMKDMDAMILSVMRSMGREGRRPKRDIIFGFFADEEAGGTYGARWSVDNRPDLFEGATEAISEVGGFSTDINGKRAYLLQTAEKGLAWLRLTAHGRAGHGSHINTDNAVTRLARAVTRIGDHEWPIEYTDTTRAFLEGVSELTGIEFDESNPDTLLSQLGTVSRFVGATLQNTANPTYLKSGYKANVIPGTAEAMIDIRTLPGQHEQVLELVRELAGDGIDISTIHNDVSLETPFTGNLVDAMIDSLHAEDPGSTVLPYTLSGGTDNKSLSRLGITGYGFAPLQLPSDLDFTGMFHGVDERVPVDSLKFGVRVLDRLLSNY, from the coding sequence GTGAATAACGTCAGGCCACAGGACGAAGTTGCCGGTATCTGTGCAGATCTCATCCGATTCGACACCAGCAACTATGCAGACAATGAGGGGCCGGGGGAGCGGGCGATCGCCGAGCACACCGCTGCACTGATTTCTGAAGTTGGATTCTCACCGGAGTTGTATGAGTCCGCCCCGGGCCGGGCCAATGTTGTCACCCGGGTTGAAGGCACCGACTCCTCCTTGCCGGCTCTCGTTGTGCACGGCCATCTTGACGTGGTTCCAGCCCAAGCCAGTGACTGGAGTGTTGACCCCTTCGGTGGGGAGGAACGTGACGGCTTGATCTGGGGCCGCGGGGCCGTGGACATGAAGGACATGGACGCCATGATCCTCTCCGTCATGCGCTCCATGGGACGGGAAGGCCGGCGGCCCAAGCGGGACATTATTTTCGGGTTCTTCGCCGATGAGGAAGCCGGCGGCACTTACGGTGCGCGCTGGAGCGTCGACAACCGGCCCGATCTCTTTGAGGGCGCCACCGAGGCCATCTCCGAGGTGGGCGGCTTCTCCACCGACATCAACGGCAAGCGCGCCTACCTTCTGCAAACCGCAGAAAAGGGGTTGGCGTGGCTTCGCCTGACGGCTCACGGACGCGCAGGGCACGGTTCACACATCAACACGGACAACGCCGTGACCCGCCTGGCCCGCGCCGTAACTCGAATCGGCGATCACGAGTGGCCCATTGAGTACACGGACACCACTCGGGCCTTCCTTGAAGGTGTTTCCGAACTGACCGGAATTGAGTTCGACGAATCAAACCCCGACACCCTGCTGAGCCAGCTCGGCACCGTGTCCCGTTTTGTTGGCGCCACCTTGCAGAACACAGCCAATCCCACGTATCTCAAGAGCGGCTACAAAGCCAATGTCATCCCGGGCACGGCTGAGGCCATGATTGATATTCGGACGCTCCCGGGCCAACACGAGCAGGTTCTGGAGCTTGTCCGCGAGCTTGCGGGCGACGGAATCGACATCTCCACGATCCATAACGATGTTTCGCTTGAAACACCCTTCACCGGCAACCTCGTGGACGCGATGATCGATTCACTTCATGCGGAGGACCCGGGATCCACAGTCCTGCCCTACACCTTGTCCGGTGGCACGGACAATAAGTCATTGAGCCGTTTGGGTATCACAGGATACGGATTCGCCCCGCTGCAGCTGCCCTCCGATCTGGACTTCACCGGAATGTTCCACGGTGTTGATGAGCGTGTACCTGTTGACTCACTGAAATTTGGTGTCCGCGTCCTGGACCGCTTGTTGAGCAACTACTAA
- a CDS encoding DUF2786 domain-containing protein, translating to MDPSSASTTAPTAHKAKKTLRLITALLAKAENTPFPAEAQAFQEHAERLMVRYGIEQAMIDAEAGKAGKPQEPMIEERFELTGAYRVGQARGFTAIALAFSTVRVLHATGSSKKILYLIGADSDVGQIVRLFNSLQVQLAAAMQTWWLNYPYKPYLSTHEKTLERRQFQLGFLTTVADRIEALYNLESVQGASGNELVLTGRRERADDHVRLLHPALRNARPQTISQGSSTAHAAGSYAGTQATVNSEVQVAARPALPGWQQ from the coding sequence ATGGATCCGAGCAGCGCGTCCACAACAGCACCCACTGCCCACAAAGCGAAGAAGACGCTCAGACTCATCACTGCACTGCTGGCGAAAGCAGAAAATACTCCTTTCCCCGCCGAAGCTCAAGCGTTCCAGGAACACGCCGAACGGCTCATGGTCCGCTACGGGATTGAACAGGCAATGATTGACGCCGAGGCTGGCAAGGCGGGCAAGCCGCAGGAACCCATGATCGAGGAACGGTTCGAACTCACGGGTGCCTACCGCGTAGGGCAGGCTCGTGGATTCACGGCCATTGCCTTGGCGTTCAGCACGGTCAGGGTTCTCCACGCAACCGGCAGCAGCAAAAAGATCCTGTACCTGATCGGGGCGGACTCTGATGTAGGGCAGATTGTGCGGCTCTTCAACTCCTTGCAGGTCCAACTCGCCGCTGCCATGCAGACATGGTGGCTGAACTACCCGTACAAGCCCTACCTTTCGACGCACGAAAAGACTCTGGAACGCCGGCAATTTCAGCTCGGCTTTCTCACCACCGTGGCCGATCGCATCGAGGCACTCTACAATCTCGAATCCGTCCAGGGCGCGTCAGGAAATGAGCTGGTCCTCACGGGGCGCCGGGAGCGGGCCGACGATCATGTTAGGCTCCTCCACCCGGCACTTCGCAATGCCCGCCCCCAAACAATCTCACAAGGATCAAGCACAGCGCACGCGGCTGGAAGCTACGCGGGCACCCAGGCCACCGTCAATAGTGAGGTTCAGGTAGCGGCCCGTCCCGCCCTGCCGGGCTGGCAACAGTGA
- a CDS encoding MaoC/PaaZ C-terminal domain-containing protein, translated as MTDATLLTEMPSLSKLYVNAAASAAKGRLLRSAPVVALPSRAVEVRGVRADLAKVTEFAHLMGEPARDVLPSGYLHALVFPVGMSVMVQDDFPLPLLGMIHLRNQVEHFSPVLFTDELCLRAWARDLTGHRSGTQVQIVAEIHSADGTELLWRGVSTYLAKGVFLPGLDKPTAAAQRLDFVPPTPTAQWKLGVDTGRAYAAVSGDFNPIHLSVLTAKALGMRRSIAHGMYAASRVLATVPQSKPESFAWDISFDSPVFLPASVSLEVVDRRTDDGVWLSSAFTAWNVRTARKFFSGTVSAS; from the coding sequence ATGACGGACGCCACGTTGTTGACAGAGATGCCCTCACTGTCAAAGCTTTATGTCAATGCGGCGGCAAGTGCAGCCAAGGGCAGGCTCCTGCGCAGTGCGCCCGTGGTGGCGTTGCCATCACGGGCAGTTGAGGTGCGCGGAGTCCGGGCTGACTTGGCGAAGGTTACGGAGTTTGCTCACCTCATGGGTGAGCCAGCCCGCGATGTATTGCCCTCGGGCTACCTGCATGCCTTGGTGTTTCCCGTGGGAATGAGTGTCATGGTTCAGGATGACTTTCCGCTGCCATTGCTTGGCATGATTCACCTGCGCAACCAGGTGGAGCATTTTTCACCGGTGCTCTTTACGGATGAGCTTTGTTTGCGGGCTTGGGCGCGGGATCTGACGGGGCACCGCAGCGGCACCCAGGTGCAAATTGTGGCCGAGATCCACAGCGCTGACGGCACAGAACTCTTGTGGCGTGGGGTCTCGACGTATCTGGCCAAGGGAGTGTTCCTTCCCGGTCTGGACAAGCCAACAGCTGCGGCGCAACGGCTTGATTTTGTGCCCCCGACTCCCACCGCACAGTGGAAGCTGGGCGTCGACACAGGCAGGGCCTATGCTGCTGTTTCGGGTGATTTCAATCCGATCCACCTCAGTGTCTTGACTGCAAAGGCGTTGGGTATGCGTCGCTCCATAGCCCACGGTATGTATGCCGCATCTCGTGTCCTGGCTACCGTGCCGCAGTCCAAACCGGAATCTTTCGCTTGGGACATCTCCTTCGATTCCCCAGTTTTCCTTCCGGCTTCGGTTTCCTTGGAAGTTGTGGACCGCAGGACGGACGACGGCGTTTGGCTGAGTTCGGCATTTACCGCCTGGAATGTGCGAACCGCCAGGAAGTTCTTCAGCGGAACCGTCTCGGCAAGCTGA
- a CDS encoding 3-oxoacyl-ACP reductase, with product MTTQNAAAGLREKADKYTEFVSRGFGKDLAKRLGLPQPVILRRYSPQAPLVDGPILVLGQGAGADGVAKVLLDWHQDVRRHATPKEKLGAIVAVLDELGHPEQLSETMLTIGAALRDLNKNARVVTISRPAVAADAPAIAAARNGIDGIVRSLAKELRAGATANGILLANGVSAADPSAVSTLRFFLSGRSAFVDGQFLTASSAGLSEQPDWAKPLQGSVAVVTGAARGIGAAIARTLARDGATVIAVDVPAAGDHLAAVANEIRGTALQLDITNVDAGQRILEHARQRYGRLDIVVHNAGITRDKLLANMDNAKWDSVIAVNIASQLRMNEAFLASNDFVTNPRIISVASTSGIAGNRGQTNYAASKAGVIGMVRSTAPMLAERGGTVNAVAPGFIETDMTAKIPFATREVARRLNSLQQGGRPTDVAEAIAFFAQPAAAGVTANILRVCGQNLVGQ from the coding sequence ATGACAACTCAAAATGCGGCTGCCGGCCTGCGCGAGAAGGCAGACAAATACACGGAATTCGTGAGTCGGGGCTTCGGCAAGGATTTGGCCAAGCGGCTGGGCCTGCCCCAGCCCGTCATCCTTCGCCGGTACAGCCCTCAGGCTCCCTTGGTGGACGGGCCCATCTTGGTCCTTGGCCAAGGTGCCGGGGCCGACGGCGTTGCCAAGGTGCTGCTCGATTGGCACCAAGACGTGCGCCGGCATGCAACACCGAAGGAAAAACTCGGCGCTATTGTGGCGGTGCTCGATGAGCTAGGTCATCCAGAGCAACTCTCGGAAACAATGCTTACCATCGGCGCTGCATTGCGCGACCTGAACAAGAACGCCCGAGTTGTGACGATCTCCCGTCCTGCCGTGGCCGCCGATGCGCCCGCGATTGCGGCAGCGCGCAACGGAATTGATGGGATTGTGCGTTCTCTTGCCAAGGAATTGCGGGCCGGAGCCACAGCAAATGGCATCCTCTTGGCGAATGGAGTCTCCGCCGCGGATCCCAGTGCAGTGTCCACACTGCGATTTTTCCTCTCTGGCCGTTCCGCCTTCGTTGACGGACAATTCCTGACGGCTTCTTCTGCAGGATTGTCCGAACAGCCTGATTGGGCAAAGCCGCTGCAGGGGAGTGTCGCCGTCGTCACCGGAGCGGCGCGAGGAATTGGCGCGGCTATTGCCCGGACCTTGGCAAGGGATGGGGCAACCGTCATCGCCGTTGACGTTCCGGCGGCCGGGGACCATCTCGCGGCTGTTGCCAACGAGATCCGGGGCACCGCATTACAGCTGGACATCACCAATGTTGATGCGGGCCAGCGGATTCTGGAGCATGCACGACAGCGCTATGGCCGCCTCGACATCGTTGTCCACAACGCGGGAATCACGCGTGATAAATTGTTGGCCAACATGGACAACGCCAAGTGGGATTCGGTCATCGCCGTCAACATTGCCTCTCAGCTGCGCATGAATGAGGCGTTCTTGGCCAGCAACGACTTTGTCACGAACCCACGCATCATCAGCGTGGCGTCAACCAGTGGCATTGCCGGTAATCGAGGGCAGACCAACTACGCCGCTTCCAAGGCTGGTGTCATCGGCATGGTGCGATCCACCGCGCCGATGCTGGCCGAACGCGGTGGCACGGTCAACGCCGTCGCACCCGGCTTTATCGAAACGGACATGACGGCAAAGATCCCGTTTGCCACGCGGGAGGTGGCCCGCCGGCTCAATAGCCTCCAACAGGGCGGACGGCCCACTGACGTTGCCGAGGCCATTGCCTTCTTTGCCCAGCCGGCTGCGGCGGGAGTGACTGCAAATATCTTGCGCGTCTGCGGCCAGAACCTGGTGGGGCAATGA
- a CDS encoding acetyl-CoA C-acetyltransferase, whose protein sequence is MTTPTTSGNESVSDQSGTLTQPISTANAAPKNPGIRKAVIVGGNRIPFARSGGAYAHCSNQDMLTAALDGLVARFGLADEEIGEVAAGAVLKHSRDFNLTREAVLGSALAATAPAYDLQQACATGLEAVVGLSNKIKLGQIESAIAGGVDSASDAPIAVSEGLRAILLDLNRAKTVGQKAKIISRIRPKDLTPDAPSTGEPRTGLSMGEHQALTTAQWKISREAQDELALASHKNLAAAYDRNFFDDLVTPFRGLTRDSNLRADTSLEKLATLKPVFGKSLGDNATMTAGNSTPLTDGASAVLLASEEWAQARDLPILAEVLDGEAAAVDFVHGKDGLLMAPAFAVPRLLARNGLTLDDIDYFEIHEAFAGTVLSTLAAWEDEEFGTTRLGLDGALGSIDRQKLNVNGSSLAAGHPFAATGGRLVATLAKMLHERGDVDGRPARGLISVCAAGGQGVVAILEAR, encoded by the coding sequence ATGACCACCCCCACAACATCAGGCAACGAATCCGTATCCGATCAGTCCGGTACTCTGACGCAGCCAATTTCAACAGCAAATGCCGCCCCTAAGAACCCAGGTATTCGCAAGGCCGTCATTGTTGGTGGAAATCGCATTCCCTTCGCACGATCCGGTGGCGCCTATGCGCATTGCTCCAATCAGGACATGCTGACTGCCGCGCTGGATGGTCTCGTTGCCCGTTTCGGCCTCGCGGATGAAGAAATCGGCGAAGTCGCCGCCGGAGCCGTCCTTAAGCATTCGAGGGACTTCAACCTCACGCGCGAAGCCGTCCTTGGTTCGGCGCTGGCAGCCACTGCTCCGGCCTATGACTTGCAGCAGGCCTGTGCCACGGGCTTGGAAGCTGTTGTGGGGCTCTCCAACAAGATCAAGCTGGGTCAGATTGAGTCGGCCATTGCTGGTGGAGTCGACTCTGCCTCGGACGCGCCGATTGCTGTCAGTGAGGGCCTGCGGGCCATCCTTCTGGACCTGAACCGGGCCAAGACCGTGGGCCAGAAGGCCAAGATCATCAGCCGCATCCGCCCTAAGGACCTCACCCCGGATGCGCCGTCTACCGGCGAGCCGCGAACTGGATTGTCCATGGGTGAGCACCAGGCCTTGACCACGGCGCAATGGAAGATCAGCCGCGAAGCCCAGGACGAACTCGCCTTGGCCAGCCACAAGAACCTGGCCGCCGCCTACGACCGCAACTTCTTTGATGACCTCGTGACGCCGTTCCGCGGGCTGACACGTGACTCGAATCTTCGGGCTGACACATCCCTGGAAAAGTTGGCCACACTCAAGCCTGTGTTTGGTAAGTCGTTGGGTGACAACGCCACCATGACTGCCGGCAATTCCACCCCCTTGACCGATGGTGCGTCTGCGGTTCTGCTGGCCTCCGAGGAATGGGCACAGGCACGTGACCTGCCCATTCTTGCCGAGGTTTTGGACGGCGAGGCTGCGGCAGTGGACTTTGTTCATGGCAAGGACGGGCTGCTCATGGCACCGGCTTTTGCGGTTCCGCGGTTGTTGGCTCGCAACGGCCTGACGCTGGATGACATCGACTACTTCGAGATCCACGAAGCCTTCGCCGGCACAGTGTTGAGCACGCTGGCTGCATGGGAAGACGAGGAATTTGGTACCACCAGGCTGGGTTTGGATGGAGCATTGGGTTCCATCGATCGCCAGAAGCTCAACGTCAATGGCTCTTCTCTAGCTGCTGGCCACCCCTTCGCCGCTACGGGCGGCCGGCTGGTTGCAACACTTGCCAAAATGCTCCATGAACGCGGTGACGTTGACGGCCGTCCGGCTCGTGGCCTGATTTCGGTCTGCGCCGCTGGTGGCCAGGGCGTCGTGGCAATCCTGGAAGCACGGTAA
- a CDS encoding TetR/AcrR family transcriptional regulator has product MNTLQRESATPVPSSMPGQPLGSHDAPLSGGQQPSEPTVDGRSARWETHREERRRALIKAARRAIHKLGPDASMEDIAATAGTSKSVFYRYFGDKSGLRQAVGAVVIRNMQDTIAAARKNATQPREGVTAMVAAYLEMAQTSPNVYFFSTIPADGEGRPSGELSGFFDSVTSMLTEPLRHLLGDPESTLLGYWPTAAIGLVRTTGELWLQAPDDPAKPDSAAMAQQISAWLFDGVGQLLSASPISTTAAEG; this is encoded by the coding sequence GTGAACACGTTACAACGAGAGTCGGCCACGCCAGTTCCTTCTTCCATGCCCGGCCAGCCGCTTGGCTCTCATGATGCCCCGCTAAGTGGTGGCCAACAGCCCAGCGAACCCACTGTGGACGGGCGTTCGGCGCGATGGGAAACCCACCGGGAGGAGCGACGTCGTGCCTTGATCAAAGCCGCACGACGCGCCATTCACAAGCTCGGCCCGGATGCATCCATGGAAGACATCGCCGCCACGGCAGGAACGTCAAAGTCTGTCTTCTACCGCTACTTTGGTGACAAATCGGGACTGCGGCAGGCTGTGGGCGCCGTCGTCATCCGGAACATGCAGGACACCATCGCGGCAGCTCGGAAAAATGCCACCCAGCCCAGGGAAGGCGTGACGGCAATGGTTGCCGCCTACCTTGAAATGGCGCAGACCTCACCGAACGTGTACTTTTTCTCGACCATCCCGGCCGACGGTGAAGGACGGCCATCTGGCGAACTCAGCGGATTCTTCGACTCCGTGACCAGCATGCTCACCGAGCCATTGCGCCATCTCTTGGGTGACCCTGAGTCCACACTGCTGGGATATTGGCCCACGGCCGCGATCGGCCTAGTCCGCACCACCGGTGAACTGTGGCTGCAGGCCCCGGACGATCCCGCAAAACCAGACTCCGCGGCAATGGCGCAACAGATTTCCGCTTGGCTATTCGACGGCGTGGGGCAGCTGCTCTCCGCCTCCCCCATTTCAACAACCGCAGCAGAAGGATAA
- a CDS encoding acyl-CoA dehydrogenase — protein MTNVLTPVSSAAQHDGATVDVAALGELLLGKWSQVRLAARELAGRPELHKVEGLSHTEHRRRVFEQLGILVKQNGVHRAFPTRLGGSDDHGGNVAGFEELVLADPSLQIKGGVQWGLFGSAVLHLGTEEHQNKWLPGIMNLDIPGCFAMTEIGHGSDVASIATTATYDEATQEFVINTPFRAAWKEFIGNAAVDGLAAVVFAQLITRGVNHGVHALYVELRDPETKEFRPGIQGLDDNIKGGLNGIDNGRLAFDNVRVPRTNLLNRYGDVAADGTYSSTISSPGRRFFTMLGTLVQGRVSLNGAAVAASKVALKIAIQYATERRQFNAASDIEEVVLLDYQRHQRRLLPLLATTYAAAFAHEELLVKFDGVFSGEHDTDEDRQDLETLAAALKSLTTWHALDTLQECREACGGSGFMVENRFTSLRADLDVYATFEGDNTVLLQLVAKRLLADYSKEFSNLDFGVLARFVVGQAADLTLNKTGLRQVVQALADTGSAQKSAKALKDEDTQRQLLADRVQTMVAETASALKEAAKLPKHKGAAIFNDNQNALIEAARAHAELLQWEAFTTALARIEDAGTKRILTKLRDIFGLGLIEKHLDWYLMNGRISMQRARTLAPYINRLLANMRPHALNLVDAFGYGPEHLRATIASGIERERQDEARDYFRNLRASSDGPVDEKILIQRAKASAKK, from the coding sequence ATGACCAATGTATTGACTCCGGTTTCTTCGGCAGCGCAACACGATGGCGCCACCGTTGACGTCGCCGCGTTGGGCGAACTCTTACTGGGCAAATGGTCCCAGGTCCGTTTGGCGGCCCGCGAGTTGGCAGGAAGGCCGGAACTCCACAAGGTTGAAGGGTTGAGCCACACGGAACACCGCCGTCGTGTTTTCGAGCAGCTCGGCATCTTGGTAAAGCAAAATGGCGTCCACCGTGCGTTCCCCACCCGGCTTGGCGGAAGTGACGACCATGGCGGCAACGTTGCTGGCTTTGAGGAACTAGTCCTCGCCGATCCTTCACTGCAGATCAAAGGTGGCGTTCAATGGGGCCTCTTCGGCTCTGCGGTTCTGCACCTTGGGACCGAGGAACACCAGAACAAATGGTTGCCGGGCATCATGAACCTGGATATCCCGGGCTGCTTTGCCATGACCGAGATCGGCCACGGCTCCGACGTAGCCTCGATTGCTACAACGGCCACCTACGATGAGGCAACGCAGGAGTTCGTCATCAACACTCCATTCCGCGCAGCGTGGAAGGAATTCATCGGCAATGCCGCCGTCGACGGGCTCGCTGCCGTGGTGTTTGCCCAACTCATCACGAGAGGCGTCAACCACGGTGTCCACGCACTCTACGTCGAGTTGCGCGACCCGGAAACCAAGGAATTCCGCCCTGGTATTCAAGGCCTTGATGACAACATCAAGGGTGGCCTGAACGGGATCGACAACGGCCGCCTTGCCTTTGATAACGTGCGCGTCCCACGAACGAATCTGCTCAACCGGTACGGCGATGTAGCCGCAGACGGCACCTATAGCTCCACAATTTCGAGCCCGGGACGCCGTTTTTTCACCATGCTCGGCACTTTGGTTCAGGGCAGAGTCTCCCTAAATGGTGCCGCCGTCGCCGCGTCCAAGGTGGCTTTGAAAATTGCCATTCAGTACGCCACCGAACGCCGGCAGTTCAACGCCGCCTCGGATATTGAGGAAGTTGTCTTGCTGGACTACCAGCGCCACCAACGCCGGTTACTCCCCCTCTTGGCCACCACCTACGCGGCTGCTTTCGCCCACGAGGAACTTCTTGTGAAGTTCGACGGCGTATTCTCCGGTGAGCATGACACCGACGAGGACCGCCAGGATCTGGAAACGCTGGCAGCAGCATTGAAGTCACTGACCACATGGCATGCTTTGGATACCCTGCAGGAATGCCGCGAGGCTTGCGGCGGATCCGGTTTCATGGTGGAGAACCGATTCACGTCACTTCGCGCCGATTTGGACGTTTACGCAACGTTTGAGGGCGACAACACGGTCCTGCTGCAACTTGTGGCCAAGCGGCTTCTGGCTGACTACAGCAAGGAGTTCAGCAACCTTGACTTCGGTGTCCTGGCACGGTTTGTGGTGGGGCAGGCGGCCGATCTGACCTTGAACAAGACAGGGCTGCGTCAAGTTGTTCAAGCCCTTGCCGACACAGGTTCTGCCCAGAAGTCAGCCAAGGCACTCAAGGACGAAGATACCCAGCGCCAATTGCTGGCAGACCGCGTCCAGACCATGGTGGCCGAGACTGCCAGCGCACTTAAGGAAGCCGCCAAACTACCCAAGCACAAGGGTGCGGCAATCTTCAATGACAACCAAAACGCTCTCATCGAGGCCGCCCGGGCGCACGCCGAACTCTTGCAATGGGAAGCATTCACCACCGCTTTGGCCCGGATCGAGGACGCAGGAACCAAGAGAATTCTGACCAAGCTGCGTGACATATTTGGTCTGGGCTTGATCGAAAAGCACCTGGATTGGTATCTGATGAATGGCCGCATCTCGATGCAGCGTGCACGCACCCTGGCGCCATACATCAATCGACTCCTCGCAAACATGCGCCCCCACGCCTTGAACCTTGTGGACGCATTTGGCTATGGGCCCGAACACCTTCGCGCCACCATCGCTTCCGGCATTGAGCGTGAGCGCCAAGACGAGGCCCGCGACTATTTCCGGAATCTTCGAGCCAGCTCAGATGGTCCTGTTGACGAAAAGATCCTGATTCAAAGGGCCAAGGCGTCCGCGAAAAAGTAG
- a CDS encoding DUF6318 family protein produces the protein MMDSNTTTTHAITMQGQGQPHQHHHGDRHQHRHGDGYGYRSGRRGWVVPGVVVFLSVMLVLSGCTSSGDDPSPGVTSPAGTAGETTPPTTTTAVPPPTAAVYKPASDTGPAENVPKPVLPAKAQEFSKEGLIAFTEYWYSTLGYAFETGDPEPMMTITDPGCRTCNAMKEAVVPWHEEGRWIVGGQMHVLSSDTPFTPAADGNYQVTLMVRQQNVKYYRGDKTLAEDRGVKPTVADILIATYGSGRWTAITVEHLQGSGA, from the coding sequence ATGATGGACAGCAACACCACAACCACACACGCCATAACCATGCAGGGACAGGGCCAGCCACACCAACACCACCACGGCGACCGGCATCAGCACCGGCACGGCGACGGGTATGGGTATCGAAGCGGGCGCCGTGGGTGGGTGGTTCCAGGGGTGGTGGTGTTCCTTAGCGTGATGCTTGTCCTGTCTGGGTGCACCAGTTCCGGTGATGATCCGAGCCCAGGAGTCACCTCACCGGCGGGCACAGCAGGAGAAACCACACCCCCCACCACGACCACGGCCGTGCCGCCGCCCACGGCCGCGGTCTACAAGCCCGCGAGCGATACCGGTCCAGCCGAAAATGTACCCAAACCCGTGTTACCGGCGAAAGCCCAAGAATTCAGCAAGGAAGGCCTGATCGCCTTCACCGAATACTGGTACAGCACCCTGGGCTACGCCTTCGAAACAGGCGATCCCGAACCCATGATGACCATCACCGACCCCGGATGTCGAACATGCAACGCCATGAAAGAGGCCGTTGTTCCATGGCACGAGGAAGGCAGATGGATTGTCGGGGGACAGATGCATGTCCTAAGTTCAGACACTCCATTCACTCCGGCCGCGGATGGAAACTACCAGGTAACGCTGATGGTCAGGCAGCAAAATGTTAAGTACTACCGCGGCGATAAAACGCTGGCTGAAGATCGTGGCGTGAAGCCAACGGTGGCTGACATTCTTATTGCGACCTATGGTTCCGGCCGTTGGACTGCTATCACGGTGGAACACCTACAGGGGAGTGGGGCGTGA